One part of the Microbacterium aurugineum genome encodes these proteins:
- a CDS encoding ABC transporter ATP-binding protein: MTTLHAVNLTKDYHLGRRGDTLRAVDGVSLTVRPGETVALVGESGSGKSTMAKMILRITDPTGGELRLDDDVVPQGQQGVRAYRSRVQMVFQDPFASLNPLRTVRHHLRRPLRVHRIVRGPKEEQAELERLLDSVNLSAEYLDKFPHELSGGQRQRVAIARALAPRPEVLIADEPVSMLDVSIRMEILELLDRLKLDRNLAVLYITHDLATARHFSSQIVVMRNGRVVERGPSDEVIAAPIHPYTQLLVRAAPDPRSDPFEVDVDRRLRHPEVPVGDADPTGESGVGGVHWAREWEGDESVARLLTDSRIAGKEGTGVA, translated from the coding sequence ATGACCACCCTGCACGCGGTCAACCTCACCAAGGACTACCACCTCGGTCGACGCGGCGACACGCTGCGCGCGGTCGACGGCGTCTCACTCACGGTGCGGCCGGGCGAGACCGTCGCCCTGGTCGGAGAGTCCGGCAGCGGCAAGTCGACCATGGCGAAGATGATCCTGCGCATCACCGACCCCACCGGCGGCGAGCTGCGGCTCGACGACGACGTGGTCCCGCAGGGGCAGCAGGGCGTGCGCGCCTATCGTTCGCGGGTGCAGATGGTGTTCCAGGACCCTTTCGCGTCGCTCAACCCGCTGCGTACGGTGCGGCACCACTTGCGTCGACCGCTCCGGGTGCACCGCATCGTGCGCGGGCCGAAGGAGGAGCAGGCGGAGCTGGAGCGTCTGCTCGACTCGGTCAACCTGTCGGCGGAGTACCTCGACAAGTTTCCGCACGAGCTCTCCGGAGGCCAGCGCCAGCGCGTCGCGATCGCCCGGGCGCTCGCACCACGCCCCGAGGTTCTGATCGCCGATGAGCCTGTGTCGATGCTCGACGTGTCGATCCGCATGGAGATCCTCGAACTGCTCGACCGTCTCAAGCTCGACCGCAACCTCGCGGTGCTCTACATCACGCACGACCTCGCGACCGCGCGGCACTTCTCGAGCCAGATCGTGGTGATGCGCAACGGCCGTGTGGTCGAGCGCGGCCCGAGCGACGAGGTGATCGCGGCCCCCATCCACCCCTACACGCAGCTCCTGGTGCGCGCGGCCCCCGATCCGCGCTCCGATCCGTTCGAGGTCGATGTCGACCGACGCCTCCGCCACCCCGAAGTGCCGGTGGGCGATGCGGATCCGACCGGAGAGAGCGGCGTCGGCGGCGTCCACTGGGCGCGCGAGTGGGAGGGCGACGAGAGCGTCGCCCGCCTGCTCACCGACAGCCGCATCGCAGGGAAGGAGGGCACGGGCGTCGCCTAG
- a CDS encoding ABC transporter substrate-binding protein produces the protein MPTRTSKRAAIATLAVAALITGLAACAPSGGGGEGGETILTVGRSSAAVQQVFNPYLPTTAYQLGSEGMIYEPLVQVNTTKAGDFKPWLATEWEWNDQGTELSLQLRDGVTWTDGEDFTSEDVVYSYELIKEHPELNLTGIQFDTITAPDEHSVVLTFEKSSANFFDKIIYLSIVPEHVYGEIDDVAGYADEKPVGTGAFMLGTFTPESYTLVKNPDYWQKGKPAIDGLRFVPYKDNTAVSQAMVQGDVDWCSCYMANVEETFLSKSDDFHILWSVVGADGLITNNQNFPFNEKEIREAASLAIDRQQVADVANRPAATWKGGLPLPVFEDSIAPGLEDEVYEYDVDGAKKILEGLGFTMGSDGYYERGGEQLAFEITIPQAFTEQVAAAQIIQSNLKEAGFKVDVNGVAVEAINGITSKGEFQATIGYPIATQLLAVNLYDSWMNPAYSLPIGEAIPTYQNIQRTEDPEIAQYFTDYFAATDDEQRTAAVTGLQEQFIEETPWVVLSYYQAYAGWSEKKATGWPQEADPYWGAFVNPVVALELQPK, from the coding sequence ATGCCCACGCGCACGTCGAAACGAGCGGCCATCGCCACGCTGGCCGTCGCAGCACTGATCACCGGCCTCGCCGCTTGCGCCCCTAGCGGAGGTGGAGGTGAGGGAGGGGAGACCATCCTGACGGTCGGCCGCTCCTCGGCCGCCGTGCAGCAGGTGTTCAACCCGTACCTGCCCACCACCGCCTACCAGCTCGGCTCCGAGGGCATGATCTACGAGCCCCTCGTGCAGGTGAACACCACCAAAGCTGGCGACTTCAAGCCGTGGCTGGCCACCGAGTGGGAGTGGAACGATCAGGGCACCGAGCTCAGCCTGCAACTGCGCGACGGCGTCACCTGGACCGATGGCGAGGACTTCACCAGCGAAGACGTCGTCTACAGCTACGAGCTCATCAAGGAGCACCCGGAGCTGAATCTCACCGGCATCCAGTTCGACACGATCACCGCTCCCGACGAGCACTCGGTCGTGCTCACGTTCGAGAAGTCGTCGGCGAACTTCTTCGACAAGATCATCTACCTCAGCATCGTGCCGGAGCACGTCTACGGTGAGATCGACGACGTCGCGGGCTACGCCGACGAGAAGCCGGTCGGCACGGGCGCGTTCATGCTCGGCACGTTCACGCCCGAGAGCTACACGCTCGTGAAGAACCCGGACTACTGGCAGAAGGGCAAGCCCGCGATCGACGGTCTGCGTTTCGTCCCCTACAAGGACAACACCGCGGTCTCGCAGGCCATGGTGCAGGGCGACGTCGACTGGTGCAGCTGCTACATGGCCAACGTCGAGGAGACATTCCTCTCCAAGAGCGACGACTTCCACATCCTGTGGTCGGTCGTGGGCGCAGACGGCCTCATCACGAACAACCAGAACTTCCCGTTCAACGAGAAAGAGATCCGCGAGGCCGCGAGCCTGGCGATCGACCGCCAGCAGGTGGCCGACGTCGCCAACCGTCCGGCGGCGACGTGGAAGGGCGGCCTGCCGCTCCCGGTGTTCGAGGACTCCATCGCCCCCGGTCTCGAAGACGAGGTGTACGAGTACGACGTCGACGGCGCCAAGAAGATCCTCGAGGGCCTCGGCTTCACGATGGGCTCCGACGGCTACTACGAGCGAGGTGGCGAGCAGCTCGCTTTCGAGATCACGATCCCGCAGGCGTTCACCGAGCAGGTCGCGGCGGCGCAGATCATCCAGTCCAACCTCAAGGAGGCCGGATTCAAGGTCGACGTCAACGGCGTCGCGGTCGAGGCGATCAACGGCATCACCAGCAAGGGTGAGTTCCAGGCGACGATCGGGTACCCCATCGCGACTCAGCTGCTCGCAGTGAACCTGTACGACTCGTGGATGAACCCCGCCTACTCGCTGCCGATCGGCGAGGCCATCCCGACGTACCAGAACATTCAGCGGACCGAAGACCCCGAGATCGCGCAGTACTTCACGGACTACTTCGCCGCGACCGACGACGAGCAGCGCACCGCCGCCGTCACCGGTCTGCAGGAGCAGTTCATCGAGGAGACGCCGTGGGTCGTCCTCTCCTACTACCAGGCGTACGCCGGGTGGAGCGAGAAGAAGGCCACGGGCTGGCCGCAGGAGGCGGACCCGTACTGGGGCGCCTTCGTCAACCCGGTCGTCGCGCTGGAGCTGCAGCCGAAGTGA
- a CDS encoding ThuA domain-containing protein, with protein sequence MSTRALVVVGGDDTHHDLLGAADVLTRIGSAAGFVTSPAVGMQRFVNPRPETADADVYVLYDSGAAFGGDQQAALAAAVAAGKGVVALHMSNVMGDPEGADRAYRDLLGNHYLSHGPGYHEGRHRIDVVAAHPVTDGVDDFELFDEYYEFAFADDDHTVLAERTREDGVRIPVLYVREVGEGRVVYLALGHDMRAWGEPSFRRILAQAIRWAGRA encoded by the coding sequence ATGTCCACCCGCGCCCTCGTCGTCGTCGGCGGCGACGACACTCACCACGACCTGCTCGGAGCCGCCGACGTGCTCACGCGCATCGGCTCGGCCGCCGGGTTCGTGACATCGCCAGCCGTCGGCATGCAGCGGTTCGTGAACCCTCGGCCCGAGACGGCGGATGCCGACGTGTACGTGCTCTATGACTCGGGCGCGGCATTCGGTGGTGACCAGCAGGCGGCGCTCGCCGCGGCTGTCGCCGCAGGCAAGGGCGTGGTGGCGCTGCACATGTCGAACGTGATGGGTGACCCGGAAGGGGCTGATCGCGCCTACCGTGACCTGCTCGGCAACCACTACCTCTCGCACGGACCCGGGTATCACGAGGGTCGTCATCGCATCGACGTCGTCGCCGCGCATCCGGTCACCGACGGGGTCGACGACTTCGAGCTGTTCGACGAGTATTACGAGTTCGCGTTCGCCGACGACGACCACACTGTGCTCGCCGAGCGCACGCGCGAGGACGGCGTGCGCATCCCGGTGCTCTACGTACGCGAGGTCGGTGAAGGGCGCGTGGTCTACCTCGCCCTCGGCCATGACATGCGCGCCTGGGGCGAGCCGTCGTTTCGTAGGATCCTCGCGCAGGCCATCCGTTGGGCGGGCCGCGCATGA
- a CDS encoding sugar phosphate isomerase/epimerase family protein, whose amino-acid sequence MSLPGAAVMLYTVDALLDDDFEGVLERIAALGYTGVETYGLHGRAATDVNRMLQRTGLRVVSSHAPFPHGPDAARILDEYAELGAPNLAWSMEAEEFDDLDAIERGLERVNGGVEAAADYGMTVAYHNHHAEFRNVIDGRTAYELLLARLHPQARVELDLYWAAVGGATPADVVRSIGPRLRYVHVKDGPALTYGQDTLVPIGQGTVDVLGALREPSTLEWHIVELERLDVDPFDALDESYRYLTAHGVTEGSR is encoded by the coding sequence ATGAGCCTGCCCGGCGCTGCGGTCATGCTCTACACCGTCGACGCCCTGCTCGACGACGACTTCGAGGGCGTGCTGGAGCGAATCGCCGCCCTCGGCTACACCGGGGTGGAGACCTATGGTCTGCACGGTCGCGCCGCGACCGACGTGAATCGGATGCTGCAGCGCACCGGGCTGCGCGTGGTCAGCTCGCACGCCCCCTTCCCGCACGGCCCCGACGCCGCCCGCATCCTCGACGAATATGCGGAGCTGGGCGCCCCGAACCTCGCCTGGAGCATGGAGGCCGAGGAGTTCGACGACCTCGACGCGATCGAGCGCGGGCTCGAGCGCGTGAACGGGGGCGTCGAAGCGGCCGCCGACTACGGCATGACCGTCGCGTACCACAACCACCACGCGGAGTTCCGGAACGTGATCGACGGCCGGACCGCCTACGAGCTGCTGCTGGCGCGGCTGCACCCACAGGCGCGAGTCGAACTCGACCTGTACTGGGCTGCGGTGGGCGGCGCCACGCCGGCGGACGTCGTTCGTTCCATCGGACCGCGCCTGCGGTACGTGCACGTGAAGGACGGCCCAGCTCTCACCTACGGGCAAGACACACTGGTGCCCATCGGTCAGGGAACGGTCGACGTGCTGGGCGCGCTGCGCGAGCCGTCGACCCTCGAGTGGCACATCGTCGAGCTGGAACGGCTCGACGTCGATCCCTTCGATGCTCTCGACGAGTCGTACCGCTACCTGACGGCACACGGCGTGACGGAGGGATCACGGTGA
- a CDS encoding NAD-dependent epimerase/dehydratase family protein yields MSALRVLFLGGAGMIGSAVAREAVQRGIDLTVVTRGEHRRALPSDVRAIRADVRDAASLDAALGAEEYDAVVNWVGFTPQDVESDIARFAGRTRQYVFVSTCSVFGRPVPQLPITESSPRRHPVFGYARQKLAAELVLEEAYRERGLPLTIVRPMHTYDETTMVFPVTWTAIERMRRGEASVVHGDGTSLWTLTHSSDVARALVPLLGNAHAVGESVNLVSGDILTWDQIHTTLAQAAGVREPLLVHRSSESIGREIPGWGEALQEDFRHSILFDTAKLRRLVPGFHPTVTFSEGARRIVAWHEEDASRRVFDDDLSDAFDRLIRNG; encoded by the coding sequence GTGAGCGCGCTGCGGGTGCTCTTCCTCGGCGGCGCCGGCATGATCGGCTCGGCGGTCGCGCGTGAGGCCGTGCAGCGGGGCATCGACCTCACGGTCGTGACGCGGGGAGAACACCGCCGCGCCCTGCCGTCCGACGTGCGGGCGATCCGCGCCGACGTGCGTGACGCGGCATCGCTCGACGCCGCGCTCGGTGCCGAGGAATACGACGCGGTCGTGAACTGGGTGGGCTTCACCCCGCAGGACGTCGAGTCCGACATCGCGCGCTTCGCCGGACGGACAAGACAGTACGTGTTCGTCAGCACGTGCTCGGTGTTCGGGCGCCCCGTGCCGCAGCTGCCGATCACCGAGTCCAGTCCGCGCCGGCATCCGGTCTTCGGCTACGCGCGGCAGAAGCTGGCGGCCGAGCTCGTGCTCGAGGAGGCGTACCGCGAACGCGGGCTGCCGCTGACGATCGTGCGCCCGATGCACACCTACGACGAGACGACGATGGTCTTCCCCGTCACGTGGACCGCGATCGAGCGGATGCGTCGGGGCGAGGCTTCGGTCGTTCACGGTGACGGCACCTCGCTGTGGACGCTGACCCACTCCAGCGATGTCGCCCGTGCACTCGTGCCGCTGCTCGGGAACGCACACGCCGTGGGGGAGAGCGTGAACCTCGTCAGCGGCGACATCCTCACGTGGGACCAGATCCACACCACTCTCGCGCAGGCGGCGGGCGTGCGGGAGCCCCTGCTCGTCCACCGCTCGAGCGAGTCGATCGGGCGCGAGATCCCCGGTTGGGGTGAGGCGCTGCAGGAGGACTTCCGCCACTCGATCCTGTTCGACACCGCGAAGCTGCGCCGACTGGTGCCCGGATTCCACCCGACTGTGACTTTCTCCGAAGGCGCTCGCCGCATCGTCGCGTGGCACGAGGAGGACGCGTCGCGCCGCGTGTTCGACGACGATCTCTCCGACGCCTTCGATCGCCTGATTCGGAACGGATGA
- a CDS encoding sugar phosphate isomerase/epimerase family protein, which translates to MTDTHQRATDALSIQLYSLRAELGEHRAQTLERLAGLGLARVEPYDILSDPAQLAHELTSAGLVAPTAHVKLLDAPLDDAMSAARTVGVETLIVPWAEPALFQDRAGVASLAERLNAATGRAADAGMRVGYHNHEFEFSARIDGTSAWEVLVDLLDERVVLQLDTYWASVGGADVFELLPRLSSRITAVHVNDEKPEADDPPTLGVPVVGRMPEVTALARDIGALVVVEVVVDGDSWPAIERNTQFFAEALS; encoded by the coding sequence ATGACAGACACGCACCAGCGCGCCACCGACGCGCTCTCGATCCAGCTCTACAGCCTGCGCGCTGAACTCGGTGAGCATCGCGCGCAGACCCTCGAACGCCTCGCGGGGCTCGGACTTGCGCGGGTGGAGCCGTACGACATCCTCAGTGACCCCGCGCAGCTCGCCCACGAGCTGACCTCCGCCGGACTCGTCGCGCCGACCGCGCACGTCAAGCTCCTCGACGCCCCGCTCGACGATGCGATGTCGGCTGCGCGCACGGTCGGCGTCGAGACGCTCATCGTGCCGTGGGCGGAGCCCGCGCTCTTCCAGGACCGCGCGGGTGTGGCCTCCCTCGCGGAGCGGCTCAATGCGGCGACCGGGAGAGCAGCCGACGCGGGCATGCGTGTGGGCTATCACAACCACGAGTTCGAGTTCTCTGCGCGCATCGACGGCACGTCCGCCTGGGAGGTGCTCGTCGACCTGCTCGACGAGCGGGTCGTGCTCCAGCTCGACACCTACTGGGCGAGCGTCGGAGGTGCCGACGTGTTCGAGCTGCTGCCGAGGTTGTCCTCCCGCATCACCGCGGTGCACGTGAACGACGAGAAGCCGGAAGCGGATGATCCGCCCACTCTCGGCGTGCCGGTCGTCGGCCGGATGCCGGAGGTCACCGCGCTCGCCCGCGACATCGGTGCGCTCGTCGTCGTGGAGGTCGTCGTGGACGGCGACTCCTGGCCGGCCATCGAGCGCAATACGCAGTTCTTCGCGGAGGCGCTCTCGTGA
- a CDS encoding Gfo/Idh/MocA family protein, whose product MSGAPVRVGIIGAGNISDEYLATLQAASSVEVIGISDLDHERAAAQAARFGVPFAGSTEELLALPALELIVNLTVPAVHAQVALQALTAGKHVWGEKPLTLDRASARAVLDAAVAAGLRVGNAPDTVLGRGIQHSQRLIADGRIGTPQTVLTLMQGPGPDTWHPRPDFLFARGAGPLFDIGPYYLTTLALLFGPIETVQALGHRAFDVRTVPYGERAGARIPVEVWTHVSVLTRFRSGVVGTSIYSFDSPVRRQLFEVTGSGGTLTVPVSGFDGPNLLVPAGRPQPEQTELVPPGVERERGIGVVEMAEAIRADREPRASGALAYHVLDAMIAIEESIDADVPVRVESTFDPVPALDPEWGTSAS is encoded by the coding sequence GTGAGCGGCGCCCCGGTGCGCGTCGGTATCATCGGCGCCGGCAACATCTCCGACGAGTACCTCGCGACGCTGCAGGCCGCGTCGAGCGTCGAGGTCATCGGCATCTCAGACCTCGACCACGAGCGTGCGGCCGCACAGGCCGCCCGATTCGGTGTGCCGTTCGCGGGCAGTACCGAAGAACTCTTGGCCCTCCCCGCACTCGAGCTCATCGTGAATCTGACCGTCCCCGCGGTGCACGCGCAGGTCGCGCTGCAGGCGCTCACGGCGGGGAAACACGTGTGGGGCGAGAAGCCACTCACGCTCGACCGGGCGTCGGCGCGTGCGGTGCTCGATGCGGCAGTGGCGGCCGGACTGCGCGTGGGCAATGCTCCCGACACGGTGCTCGGGCGCGGCATCCAGCATTCTCAGCGACTGATCGCAGATGGCCGCATCGGCACGCCGCAAACCGTGCTCACCCTCATGCAGGGGCCGGGGCCCGATACATGGCATCCGCGGCCCGACTTCTTGTTCGCCCGGGGAGCGGGGCCGCTGTTCGACATCGGTCCGTACTACCTGACCACGCTCGCGCTACTGTTCGGGCCGATCGAGACGGTGCAGGCGCTCGGGCATCGGGCGTTCGATGTGCGCACCGTGCCTTACGGAGAACGAGCGGGCGCCCGTATCCCCGTCGAGGTGTGGACGCACGTGAGCGTGCTCACGCGGTTCCGCTCCGGGGTCGTCGGCACCTCGATCTACAGCTTCGATTCGCCGGTGCGCCGGCAGCTGTTCGAGGTCACGGGCTCCGGGGGAACGCTCACGGTTCCCGTGAGCGGGTTCGACGGGCCCAACCTCCTGGTTCCGGCCGGTCGGCCGCAACCGGAGCAGACGGAGCTCGTCCCTCCGGGCGTCGAGCGGGAACGCGGCATCGGGGTCGTGGAGATGGCCGAGGCGATCCGTGCCGACCGCGAGCCGCGGGCGAGCGGCGCCCTGGCCTACCACGTGCTCGATGCGATGATCGCGATCGAGGAGTCGATCGATGCGGACGTTCCGGTGCGGGTGGAGAGCACGTTCGATCCGGTCCCCGCGCTCGATCCCGAGTGGGGTACGAGCGCGTCTTGA
- a CDS encoding GntR family transcriptional regulator: protein MTSISESPIRADYPEPLWIQAVNLIKVEISSGRLAEGMRLPPERELCTQLGISRVTLRKALLQLVEEGVLSSSHGRGWYVASAPVAKEWPNSLESFSETARRMGLEATSVVLRAETGHASLDEAEAIGVAPGTPIFRLDRIRLLDGVPIALDASVVPAALLPDVSKTDFAVDSLYDLLDESGSGPERADSTVEAREADAQAAEALHVAQGSPLLVMRQVAHGSDGRVVSLSTIRYVGERYRLRTVFTRGAGPTH from the coding sequence ATGACGAGCATCAGTGAATCGCCGATTCGTGCGGACTATCCGGAGCCCCTGTGGATCCAGGCCGTCAATCTCATCAAGGTCGAGATCTCATCCGGTCGCCTCGCCGAGGGCATGCGGCTCCCTCCGGAGCGAGAGCTGTGCACGCAGCTCGGCATCAGCCGGGTGACGCTGCGCAAGGCTCTGCTGCAGCTCGTCGAAGAAGGAGTGCTGAGTTCCTCGCACGGGCGCGGGTGGTACGTCGCCTCGGCGCCTGTCGCCAAGGAGTGGCCGAACAGCCTGGAGTCGTTCAGCGAGACCGCACGCCGGATGGGCCTGGAGGCCACGTCGGTCGTGCTGCGCGCCGAGACCGGCCACGCGAGCCTCGACGAGGCCGAGGCCATCGGCGTCGCACCGGGCACTCCGATCTTCCGCCTCGACCGCATCCGTCTTCTCGACGGTGTGCCGATCGCGCTCGACGCCTCGGTCGTGCCTGCGGCGCTGCTGCCCGACGTTTCGAAGACCGACTTCGCTGTCGACTCGCTGTACGACCTGCTCGATGAGTCCGGCTCCGGACCCGAGCGCGCCGACAGTACCGTCGAGGCCCGCGAGGCCGATGCGCAGGCGGCCGAGGCGCTCCATGTGGCGCAGGGCAGCCCCCTGCTCGTGATGCGTCAGGTCGCGCACGGCTCCGACGGCCGCGTGGTCTCACTGTCGACCATCCGCTACGTGGGCGAACGCTACCGCCTTCGCACGGTCTTCACGCGTGGGGCGGGACCGACCCACTGA
- a CDS encoding N-acetylglucosamine kinase: MTAADDTTALIVGMDVGGTKAAVRATDVTGRVVTDVVVSSAEWDAEPADAAAAWLVDVLARALPSGASVRALAIGAQGLDRSEVAHDLEHALRTHGFTRVQCVNDAALLVPAAGLTEGIGLIAGTGAIGVGADAAGAPLVTGGWGWVIGDEAGAAGLVREATRAALLAYDDGAPDDGLLGALLADFDVADAERLARIVNDEPTMANWGPHAPAVFRAADAGSTLAVGVIDDGASHLVRLVDQLRRRGAAGRTVVAAGGVITAQPRLAASVRALLVARHPELDFVILGDQPVAGAWFLANRLG, translated from the coding sequence GTGACGGCAGCCGACGACACGACGGCTCTCATCGTCGGCATGGACGTGGGCGGCACCAAGGCCGCGGTCCGCGCGACCGATGTGACCGGACGCGTCGTCACCGACGTCGTGGTGAGCTCGGCGGAGTGGGACGCAGAGCCGGCGGATGCTGCTGCCGCCTGGTTGGTCGACGTGCTCGCACGGGCACTGCCCTCAGGGGCGTCTGTCCGCGCGCTCGCGATCGGCGCACAGGGCCTCGACAGGTCTGAGGTCGCGCACGACCTGGAGCACGCGCTGCGTACGCACGGCTTCACCCGCGTGCAGTGCGTCAACGACGCAGCCCTCCTCGTGCCGGCAGCCGGCCTCACGGAAGGCATCGGGCTGATCGCGGGCACCGGCGCCATCGGCGTCGGTGCGGATGCCGCGGGAGCACCGCTCGTGACGGGCGGCTGGGGCTGGGTCATCGGTGACGAGGCGGGGGCCGCAGGACTGGTCCGCGAGGCCACGAGGGCCGCGCTCCTCGCGTATGACGATGGCGCGCCCGACGACGGACTCCTCGGCGCACTGCTCGCCGACTTCGACGTCGCCGACGCCGAGCGCCTCGCGCGCATCGTCAACGACGAGCCGACCATGGCCAACTGGGGCCCGCACGCCCCCGCGGTGTTCCGCGCCGCCGACGCCGGGTCGACCCTCGCCGTCGGAGTGATCGACGACGGCGCCTCACACCTCGTGCGCCTGGTCGATCAACTGCGTCGCCGCGGTGCCGCAGGCCGCACCGTCGTGGCGGCCGGCGGCGTGATCACCGCTCAGCCCCGGCTGGCCGCATCGGTGCGCGCACTGCTCGTGGCACGGCATCCGGAGCTGGACTTCGTGATCCTCGGCGACCAGCCCGTCGCCGGCGCCTGGTTCCTCGCGAACCGCCTGGGCTGA
- a CDS encoding SIS domain-containing protein: protein MDGYISYAEATAAQADALATAIPHIERQVDELAAHGALGEVGPLFLGIGASLAAAAPAVWHLRKRGITAWRLDAGDTPLPLATGEHPVIAVSQSGRSSETIAALNTIPTALRYGVVNTVPSPLSDLATSLVGLGSIPDSYASTIGYTATVVALGMLSEAWAGGAVDPAWHDFAALFRKTEAMLAPQIDRAAALIASAPSLDFVGGGASTGSAEAGALLFREVARIPASAMGTRQYLHGSMESAGEGAHILFGEEREHEVARTLSGAGHRVILVTTDDVDGAKNLETIRLPHSSSNARALLEALFLQGLVAAVAQSRGVEIEEFVFHNGDTKVDVGAAQ, encoded by the coding sequence ATGGACGGATACATCAGCTACGCCGAGGCGACCGCAGCCCAGGCCGACGCCCTCGCGACCGCGATCCCACACATCGAGCGGCAGGTCGACGAGCTGGCCGCCCACGGCGCGCTGGGCGAGGTCGGACCACTCTTCCTCGGCATCGGCGCGAGCCTCGCCGCTGCCGCTCCCGCCGTCTGGCACCTGCGCAAGCGCGGCATCACCGCGTGGCGACTGGATGCCGGCGACACCCCGCTGCCGCTGGCCACCGGAGAGCACCCCGTCATCGCGGTCTCGCAGAGCGGACGCAGCAGCGAGACCATCGCGGCGCTGAACACGATCCCGACCGCGCTCCGGTACGGCGTGGTGAACACCGTACCGTCGCCGCTTTCCGACCTCGCGACGAGCCTGGTCGGGTTGGGGTCGATCCCCGACAGTTACGCCTCGACCATCGGGTACACCGCCACCGTCGTCGCGCTCGGCATGCTGTCGGAGGCCTGGGCCGGCGGCGCCGTCGACCCGGCCTGGCACGACTTCGCCGCACTCTTCCGCAAGACTGAGGCCATGCTCGCCCCACAGATCGACCGCGCTGCGGCTCTGATCGCCTCCGCGCCGAGCCTCGACTTCGTCGGCGGGGGCGCGTCGACCGGATCAGCCGAGGCCGGAGCACTGTTGTTCCGCGAGGTCGCGCGCATTCCCGCCAGCGCGATGGGCACGCGCCAGTACTTGCACGGCTCGATGGAGTCGGCGGGCGAGGGCGCGCACATCTTGTTCGGTGAAGAACGCGAGCACGAGGTCGCCCGCACGCTCAGCGGTGCGGGGCACCGCGTCATCCTCGTCACGACCGACGACGTCGACGGCGCCAAGAACCTCGAGACGATCCGCCTGCCGCACAGCTCGTCGAATGCGCGCGCCCTGCTCGAGGCGCTGTTCCTGCAGGGACTCGTCGCCGCCGTCGCGCAGTCGCGAGGCGTGGAGATCGAGGAGTTCGTGTTCCACAACGGCGACACGAAGGTGGATGTCGGGGCCGCACAGTGA